In Chiloscyllium plagiosum isolate BGI_BamShark_2017 chromosome 35, ASM401019v2, whole genome shotgun sequence, a genomic segment contains:
- the LOC122540604 gene encoding uncharacterized protein LOC122540604: MYKKYFWIISFFSCLTTAETGLCNPIQRRAGDSFALPCKYTPRSHQNGYLDIEWALRSTNRNESDKLILTLSGGRVYVTDGWQQRIAFLSSNGTEGDASLHFMALAVNDSGIYDCKVKVEGQIYQTACNLTVQDNQNATEVTSVPSTNQETQHELWTAQQNNTNTGENSTSPTKGDTNASFHKIYVGIGFAISGFIILLIVLITCLKHKPSAACLHRSRAVMNTAQQSEDFSFQGNLQNSTVRVSDEDIVYSVVHSTRKNTLKSTAHAQDQDIVHSKIQILNEVQNCNENIIYAPVQNKETASRFDTVIQQNPDAVHAKFKKSNVASV; encoded by the exons CTGAAACAGGGTTGTGCAATCCCATTCAGAGGCGAGCTGGAGATAGTTTTGCCCTGCCGTGCAAATACACCCCAAGATCACATCAGAATGGCTACTTGGACATTGAGTGGGCACTCAGAAGCACAAACAGGAATGAGTCGGATAAGTTG ATCTTAACACTCTCAGGTGGAAGGGTTTACGTGACTGATGGTTGGCAGCAGAGAATCGCCTTTCTTTCCAGCAATGGCACCGAGGGAGATGCTTCACTGCATTTTATGGCATTGGCTGTGAATGACAGTGGAATCTACGACTGTAAAGTGAAGGTGGAAGGTCAGATCTATCAAACGGCTTGTAATTTGACCGTACAAG ATAATCAGAATGCTACGGAAGTCACATCTGTCCCTTCAACAAACCAGGAAACTCAACATG AGCTATGGACTGCGCAACAGAACAATACAAATACAGGCGAAAATTCAACTTCACCAACAAAAG GTGATACAAATGCATCCTTCCACAAAATATATGTTGGAATTGGGTTTGCCATTTCTGGATTCATCATTTTGCTCATCGTATTAATTACATGTTTAAAACACAAACCAAGTGCTGCATGTCTACACAG ATCTAGGGCAGTGATGAATACTGCACAACAATCAGAAGATTTCTCATTTCAG GGAAACCTGCAGAACAGCACTGTCCGGGTATCTGATGAGGATATTGTTTACTCCGTTGTACATTCAACCAGAAAAAACACTTTAAAGTCTACAGCACATGCTCAAGATCAGGATATTGTACATTCCAAAATCCAGATACTCAATGAAGTACAGAACTGTAATGAAAATATTATCTATGCTCCGGTACAGAATAAGGAAACAGCATCTCGGTTTGACACAGTAATACAACAGAATCCAGATGCTGTACATGCCAAATTTAaaaaatccaatgtggcttcagTGTGA